A region from the Ammospiza nelsoni isolate bAmmNel1 chromosome 1, bAmmNel1.pri, whole genome shotgun sequence genome encodes:
- the DNAJC13 gene encoding dnaJ homolog subfamily C member 13 isoform X2 — MNIIRENRDLACFYTTKHSWRGKYKRVFSVGTHAVTTYNPNTLEVTNQWPYGDICGISPVGKGQGTEFNLTFRKGSGKKSETLKFSTEHRTELLTEALRFRTDFSEGKITGRRYNCYKHHWSDTRKPVILEVTPGGIDQIDPATNKVLCSYDYRNIEGFVDITGYQGGFCILYGGFSRLHLFASEQRDEIIKSAIDHAGNFIGISLRIRKESLEFEQYLNLRFGKYSNDESITSLAEFVVQKITPRHLEPVKRILALTEACLVERDPATYNIATLKPLGEVFAIVCDCENPQLFTIEFIKGQIRKYSSTERDSLLASLLDGVRASGNRDVCVKMTSTHKGQRWGLLSMPVDEEVESLHLKFLAAPPNGNFADAVFRFNANISYSGVLHAVTQDGLFSENKEKLINNAITALLSQEGDVAASNAELESQFQAVRRLVASKAGFLAFTQLPKFRERLGVKVVKALKRNNDGVTHASIDMLCALMCPMHDDYDLRQEQLNKASLLSSKKFLENLLEKFNSHVDHGTGALVISSLLDFLTFALCAPYSETTEGQQFDMLLEMVASNGRTLFKLFQHPSMAIVKGAGLVMKAIIEEGDKEIATKMQDLALSEGALPRHLHTAMFTISTDQRMLTNRQLSRHLVGLWTAENKTAMNLLKRILPPGLLAYLDSADPVPEKDADRMHVRDNLKIATDQYGKFNKVPEWQRLAGKAAKEVEKFAKEKVDLVLMHWRDRMGIAQKENMIQKPVILRKRRQRIKIEANWDLFYYRFVQDHARSNLIWNFKTREELRDTLESEMRAFNIDRELGSANVISWNHQEFEVKYECLSEEIKIGDYYLRLLLEEDETEESGAIKRSYEFFNELYHRFLLTPKVNMKCLCLQALAIVYGRCHEEIGPFSDTKYIVGMLERCTDRLERDRLILFLNKLILNKRNVKDLMDSNGIRILVDLLTLAHLHTSRATVPLQSNVIEAAPDAKRESEKEWYFGNADKERSGPYSFQEMQELWNDGKVTSKTRCWAQGMDGWRPLQVIPQLKWCLLASGQPVLNETDLATLVLNMLITMCGYFPSRDQDNAIIRPLPRVKRLLSDSTCLPHITQLLLTFDPILVEKVAVLLSHVMQDNPQLPRFYLSGVFFFIMMYTGSNVLPIARFLKYTHTKQAFKSEETKSQDIVQRSILGHILPEAMVCYLENYEPEKFSEIFLGEFDTPEAIWSNEMRRLMIEKIAAHLADFTPRLQSNTRALYQYCPIPVINYPQLENELFCNIYYLKHLCDTLRFPDWPIKDPVKLLKDTLEAWKKEVEKKPPTMSIDDAYEVLNLPRGQGQNDESKIRKAYFRLAQKYHPDKNPEGRDMFEKVNKAYEFLCTKSAKVIDGPDPENIILILKTQSILFNRHKEDLKPYKYAGYPMLIKTITIETSDDLLFSKESPLLPAATELAFHTVSCSALNAEELRRESGIEVLQEAFNRCVAVLTRSSKPDDMSVQVCGYISKCYSVAAQFEDCREKITEMPNIIKDLCRLLYYGKTIPRVAALGVECVSSFALDYWLQTHLFQAGVLWYLLGYLFNYDYTLEESGIQKSEDSNHQEVANSLAKLSLLALSRLGGYLSDEQATPENPAIRKSLAGMLTPYIARKLAVVSPTETLKMLNSNTENPYLIWNNGTRAELIEFLESQQESMIKRGDCDKSYGSDFVFSDHAKELIVGEVFVRVYNEVPTFQLELPKAFAASLLDYVGSQAQYLHTLMAITQTGKVESNQHGDRLRRVEMALEALRNVIKHNPGSECECIGHFKLIFSLLRVHGAGLVQQLALEVVNIVTSNQECVNNIAEAMVLANLLALLHSLPSSRQLVLETLYALTSSTKIIKEAMAKGALIYLLDMFCNSTHPQVRAQTAELFAKMTADKLVGPKVRITLMKFLPGVFMDAMRDNPEAAVHIFEGTHENPELIWNDSSREKVSTTVREMMLEHFKLQRDNPDTNWKLPEDFAVVYGEAEGELSVGGVFLRIFIAQPAWVLRKPREFLIALLEKFTELLEKNNPHGETLETITTATVCLFSAQPQLADQVPPLGHLHKIIQAMNHKNNAIPKSAIRVMHILSDNELCVRAMASLETIGPLMNGMKKRSDVVGIACETLNRMFQKEQTDLVAQALKADLVPYLLKLLEGVGLETLESPSATKAQIVKTLKSMSRSLQYGEQVNEILSRSSVWSAFKDQKHDLFISDTQTSGYLTGPGVAGYLTAGTTSSVMPNVPPPVDNEVGDVS, encoded by the exons GTATAAACGAGTCTTTTCAGTTGGAACCCATGCCGTCACCACATACAACCCCAACACACTGGAAGTTACAAATCAG TGGCCTTATGGAGATATCTGTGGTATTTCTCCTGTTGGAAAAGGACAAGGAACAGAATTTAATCTCACTTTTCGCAAAGGgagtggaaaaaaatctgagacaCTTAAGTTTtccacagagcacagaacagAACTCCTTACAGAAGCACTg agatTCAGGACAgacttctcagaaggaaaaatcacaGGACGG AGGTATAATTGCTATAAGCATCACTGGAGTGATACAAGGAAACCTGTGATTCTGGAAGTGACTCCTGGAGGTATTGACCAAATTGATCCTGCAACAAATAAGGTCCTGTGCTCCTATGACTACAGAAATATTGAAGGCTTTGTTGATATTACTGGCTATCAGGGAGGCTTCTGTATCCTCTATGGAGGGTTTAGTAGATTG CACCTGTTTGCCTCTGAGCAGAGGGATGAAATTATCAAGAGTGCAATAGACCATGCTGGCAACTTCATAGGCATCTCTCTGCGGATAAGGAAAGAATCCCTAGAATTTGAGCAATACTTGAACCTTCGCTTTGGGAAGTACAGCAATGATGAATCTATAACATCTTTAGCAGAGTTTGTTGTTCAAAAAATAACACCTAGGCACTTG GAACCTGTGAAAAGAATACTAGCTCTTACAGAAGCTTGCTTAGTTGAGAGGGATCCAGCTACCTACAACATTGCAACTTTGAAACCTTTAGGCGAG GTATTTGCAATAGTGTGTGACTGTGAAAACCCCCAGCTTTTCACCATTGAATTCATCAAAGGACAAATTCGAAAATACTCTTCAACAGAAAG AGATTCTCTCCTGGCTAGCTTGTTGGATGGAGTGAGAGCCTCTGGTAATAGAGATGTCTGTGTGAAAATGACCTCCACACACAAAGGCCAGCGTTGGGGATTACTCAGTATGCCTGTGGATGAGGAAGTAGAGAGCCTTCATCTGAAGTTTTTGGCTGCTCCTCCAA ATGGTAACTTTGCAGATGCTGTGTTCAGGTTCAATGCTAACATTTCCTACAGCGGAGTCCTACATGCAGTTACACAAGAC GGACTCTTCtcagaaaacaaggaaaagctCATTAATAATGCCATAACAGCATTGCTCTCCCAAGAGGGAGATGTTGCAGCATCTAATGCAGAGCTTGAAAGCCAATTCCAAGCAGTAAGACGACTAGTAGCTTCAAAAGCAGGCTTCCTTGCCTTTACTCAGCTTCCAAA ATTTCGAGAACGATTAGGAGTGAAGGTTGTGAAAGCCCTCAAAAGGAACAATGATGGAGTAACCCATGCCTCTATTGACATGCTGTGTGCTCTTATGTGT CCCATGCATGATGACTATGACTTGAGGCAGGAGCAGTTGAACAAAGCTTCCCTTCTTTCTTCAAAGAAGTTTCTAGAAAATCTACTAGAGAAATTCAATTCCCATGTG GATCATGGGACAGGTGCCCTAGTAATTAGTTCACTTCTGGACTTCCTGACATTTGCCCTATGTGCTCCATATAGTGAGACTACTGAGGGGCAGCAGTTTGACATGTTGCTGGAAATGGTGGCATCTAATGGAAGAACACTATTTAAGCTCTTTCAG CACCCTTCCATGGCAATTGTGAAAGGAGCAGGTTTGGTGATGAAGGCAATAATAGAG GAAGGAGACAAAGAGATTGCTACCAAAATGCAAGATCTTGCCCTCAGTGAAGGTGCCTTACCTCGTCACTTGCACACTGCTATGTTTACAATAAGCACAGATCAGAGGATGCTTACAAATAG GCAGTTAAGTAGACATTTGGTTGGCCTCTGGACAGCCGAGAACAAAACTGCTATGAATTTGTTGAAACGTATTTTG cCACCAGGTTTGCTGGCATACCTTGACAGTGCTGATCCTGTTCCTGAAAAAGATGCTGACAGAATGCATGTTAGAGATAACTTAAAAATTGCAACT GATCAGTATGGCAAGTTCAATAAAGTGCCAGAGTGGCAGAGACtggctggaaaagctgcaaaagAAGTTGAAAAATTTGCCAAAGAGAAGGTGGATCTAGTCTTGATGCACTGGAGAGATCGAATGGGCATAGCTCAAAAAGAG AACATGATTCAAAAACCAGTGATATTAAGGAAACGGCGCCAAAGGATAAAAATAGAAGCAAACTGGGATCTCTTTTATTACAG ATTTGTTCAGGATCATGCTAGATCAAACTTGATTTGGAACTTCAAAACACGGGAAGAACTGAGAGATACTCTTGAGTCTGAGATGAGAGCATTTAATATTGACAGAGAACTTGGTAGTGCTAATGTTATCTCATGGAACCACCAGGAGTTTGAG GTAAAATATGAGTGCCTttctgaggaaataaaaatagggGATTATTATCTAAGATTACTGCTGGAAGAAGATGAAACTGAAGAGAGTGGAGCAATCAAAAGATC ATATGAATTCTTCAATGAACTCTACCATCGCTTCTTGCTTACCCCAAAAGTGAATATGAAATGCTTGTGTCTGCAAGCATTGGCCATTGTTTATGGAAGGTGTCATGAAGAAATAGGACCATTTTCTGATACTAAGTACATTGTTGGAATGTTAGAAAGG TGCACTGACAGGCTGGAGCGGGACAGATTGATCCTGTTCCTCAACAAGCTGATCCTCAATAAG AGAAATGTGAAGGACCTTATGGATTCAAATGGTATCAGAATCCTTGTAGATCTTCTTACTCTGGCACATCTTCACACGAGCAGAGCTACAGTCCCTTTGCAG AGCAACGTGATTGAGGCAGCACCTGATGCGAAGAGGGAGAGTGAGAAAGAATGGTACTTTGGCAATGCTGACAAAGAAAGGAGTGGTCCTTACAGCTTTCAAGAG ATGCAGGAACTATGGAATGATGGGAAGGTGACTTCAAAAACTCGTTGCTGGGCTCAGGGTATGGATGGCTGGAGACCCTTACAGGTCATCCCTCAGCTGAAGTGGTGCCTGCTTGCCAGTGGGCAGCCTGTGTTGAATGAGACTGACCTTGCCACACTTGTCCTCAACATGCTCATCACCATGTGTGGATATTTTCCCAGCAG GGATCAAGATAATGCTATTATAAGACCTCTGCCTAGAGTGAAAAGGCTGCTGTCAGATAGTACTTGCCTTCCTCATATTACTCAG CTATTACTGACCTTTGATCCTATCCTGGTGGAAAAAGTTGCTGTATTGCTCTCTCATGTCATGCAAGACAACCCTCAGTTACCTCGTTTTTATCTGAGTGGAGTATTCTTCTTCATCATGATGTACACAGGTTCCAATGTACTTCCTATTGCAAG GTTTTTGAAATACACACATACAAAACAAGCTTTCAAGTCTGAAGAA ACAAAAAGTCAAGATATAGTTCAAAGAAGTATACTTGGACATATTCTTCCTGAAGCAATGGTGTGTTATTTAGAAAACTATGAACCAGAAAAATTTTCGGAGATATTCCTTGGAGAATTTGACACTCCGGAAGCAATTTGGAGCAATGAAATGAG GCGTCTAATGATCGAGAAGATTGCTGCTCATCTTGCTGACTTCACTCCTCGTCTTCAAAGCAATACAAGAGCCCTCTACCAATACTGTCCCATCCCTGTTATCAACTATCCCCAACTGGAAAATGAGCTGTTCTGTAACATTTATTACCTCAAGCATCTTTGTGATACACTTAGATTTCCAGACTGGCCAATTAAAGATCCA GTTAAACTGTTGAAAGATACCCTAGAAGCttggaagaaggaggtggagaagAAGCCACCTACCATGTCAATAGATGATGCCTATGAAGTTCTTAACCTACCCAGAGGACAAGGCCA GAATGATGAAAGTAAGATCAGGAAAGCTTATTTCAGGCTGGCTCAAAAATACCACCCAGACAAGAATCCAGAAGGCAGG GATATGTTTGAAAAAGTTAATAAAGCATATGAGTTTCTGTGCACAAAGTCTGCCAAGGTGATAGATGGGCCAGATccagaaaacataattttgatCTTGAAAACTCAAAGCATCCTCTTCAACAGGCATAAGGAAG aTTTGAAACCTTACAAGTATGCAGGCTATCCTATGCTGATTAAGACCATTACCATTGAAACATCAGATGACCTTCTGTTTTCCAAAGAATCTCCATTGTTGCCTGCTGCTACAGAGCTTGCTTTTCATACTGTCAGTTGTTCAGCATTAAATGCAGAAGAACTGAGAAGAGAAAGTGGAATTGAG GTATTGCAAGAGGCATTTAATCGTTGTGTAGCAGTCTTGACTCGATCTAGCAAGCCAGATGATATGTCTGTACAG GTATGTGGATACATTAGTAAGTGTTATAGTGTTGCAGCTCAGTTTGAGGACTGCAGAGAGAAGATTACAGAAATGCCTAACATAATTAAGGACCTCTGTAGACTACTGTATTATGGCAAG aCCATACCACGAGTAGCTGCTTTAGGAGTAGAGTGTGTTAGCTCCTTTGCCTTAGATTACTGGCTACAAACACATTTGTTCCAAGCTGGAGTTCTGTGGTACTTACTGGGTTACCTCTTCAACTATGACTATACACTGGAGGAGAGCGGGATTCAGAAAAGTGAAGATTCAAACCACCAG GAGGTAGCAAATAGCCTTGCTAAGCTCAGTCTCCTGGCCCTGAGTCGCCTTGGAGGGTATCTTTCTGATGAACAAGCTACTCCTGAAAACCCAGCAATCAGGAAAAGCTTGGCTGGAATGTTGACACCCTACATTGCAAGAAAACTTGCTGTGGTCAGTCCTACTGAG ACTCTGAAGATGCTTAACAGTAACACAGAGAACCCCTACTTGATCTGGAACAACGGGACACGAGCTGAATTAATTGAGTTTTTGGAATCTCAGCAAGAAAGCATGATTAAGAGA GGTGATTGTGACAAGAGCTATGGATCTGACTTTGTCTTCAGTGACCATGCAAAGGAACTTATTGTGGGAGAGGTTTTTGTTAGAGTCTACAATGAGGTCCCTACCTTCCAACTAGAG CTCCCTAAAGCATTTGCTGCAAGCCTCTTGGATTACGTAGGCTCACAAGCACAGTACCTCCATACGCTCATGGCGATAACTCAGACTGGGAAAGTGGAGTCCAATCAACATGGAGATCGCTTACGGAGAGTTGAAATGGCCCTGGAGGCTCTGAGAAACGTCATAAAACACAACCCAG GTTCTGAGTGTGAATGCATAGGGCACTTTAAGTTGATATTCTCCCTTCTGCGTGTTCATGGAGCTGGCCTGGTGCAGCAGTTGGCTCTGGAg GTAGTGAACATAGTAACAAGTAATCAAGAATGTGTTAACAACATTGCTGAGGCAATGGTCCTTGCCAACTTACTGGCACTCCTGCATTCCTTACCTTCAA GTCGGCAGCTTGTCCTTGAAACTTTGTATGCTCTGACATCTagcacaaaaataattaaagaggCCATGGCAAAAG GTGCTTTGATCTACTTATTAGATATGTTTTGCAACTCAACTCATCCACAGGTCCGAGCCCAAACGGCAGAGCTTTTTGCTAAAATGACTGCAGATAAGCTGGTGGGTCCAAAG GTTAGAATCACTCTAATGAAATTTTTACCTGGAGTCTTCATGGATGCCATGAGAGACAACCCTGAAGCTGCTGTTCATATCTTTGAGGGAACCCATGAAAATCCAGAATTAATTTGGAATGACAGCTCCAGAGAGAAAGTATCAACAACAGTTCGAGAAATGATGCTTGA gcaCTTTAAACTTCAGAGGGACAACCCTGACACTAACTGGAAG CTGCCTGAAGACTTTGCTGTGGTGTATGGTGAGGCAGAAGGTGAACTTTCAGTGGGGGGAGTCTTCCTCAGGATTTTTATTGCCCAGCCGGCCTGGGTTTTACGGAAACCAAGAGAATTTCTCATTGCACTATTGGAAAAGTTTACTGAACTACTGGAGAAAAATAACCCCCAT GGGGAAACTTTAGAAACCATTACCACAGCAACTGTgtgcctgttcagtgcccagcctcAGCTAGCTGATCAAGTTCCTCCTCTTGGTCATCTTCACAAGATAATCCAGGCTATGAATCACAAGAACAATGCCATTCCTAAAAGTGCCATTCGTGTCATGCACATATTGTCAGACAATGAG CTTTGTGTTAGAGCGATGGCATCACTGGAGACCATTGGCCCTCTCATGAATGGAATGAAGAAGAGATCGGATGTGGTTGGGATAGCCTGTGAAACACTGAATCGAATGTTTCAGAAGGAACAAACTGACTTAGTAGCCCAA GCTTTGAAAGCAGATTTGGTCCCTTATCTTCTGAAGCTGCTTGAAGGTGTTGGTCTTGAGACCCTGGAGAGCCCATCTGCAACAAAAGCTCAGATTGTTAAGACTCTGAAATCCATGTCTCGTAGCCTGCAGTATGGGGAACAG GTAAATGAAATTCTGTCCCGTTCTTCTGTTTGGAGTGCCTTCAAGGATCAGAAACACGACTTGTTCATTTCTGATACACAAACATCAGGATACCTCACAG GCCCTGGAGTTGCTGGTTACCTCACTGCAGGGACGACATCATCCGTAATGCCCAACGTACCACCCCCGGTAGACAACGAAGTGGGAGATGTCAGCTAA